One stretch of Punica granatum isolate Tunisia-2019 chromosome 5, ASM765513v2, whole genome shotgun sequence DNA includes these proteins:
- the LOC116207858 gene encoding aspartic proteinase-like protein 2, which produces MATTLSRTFAVAVLIVVMVVYEAGSSPVVLQLERALPRLNHTLDVAALLAHDLRRSSRLQQSPVPGGVVDFPLHGNFEIGIHYTKVKLGTPPTEFKLLVDTGSTISWVLCSGTGGQVSVLRSSTSRALPCSDWRCKSKDKSVGCSRQSNQCGFSIIYGDLSSISGYLVADQIYFDMYTSQTRLPDRTVPIIFGCGTHQSEPFEVDGILALGPGAWSIITQLSEEGVTPSAFSHCLNGGLEGGGTLVLGEASEPGMVYTPLVPSKPHYNVQLHSIAVNGQMLPIDSKVFDLSQREIIIDSGTTYALLAADALYPLMDAITGTIPSTPVTFSGLSCYDQSISAPLPTVSFNFIGGGSMLLKPEDYLVQLGSLGPASLHCIGFQKAPDGLIVLGELVLKNKIIVYDLGQQRIGWTPYDCSQPMNVSIALSPPLHHKGESSSYKRLGVCGLVLVYILLYFFDI; this is translated from the exons ATGGCTACGACTCTATCTCGCACATTCGCCGTAGCTGTATTGATTGTGGTGATGGTTGTTTATGAGGCCGGCTCCTCCCCAGTCGTTCTGCAACTTGAGCGGGCCCTGCCCCGGCTCAACCACACACTAGATGTTGCGGCACTCCTGGCGCACGACCTGCGACGAAGCTCCAGGTTGCAGCAAAGCCCAGTGCCAGGCGGTGTGGTGGACTTCCCCCTCCATGGGAACTTTGAAATTGG AATCCACTATACGAAAGTGAAATTGGGGACTCCACCTACCGAATTCAAATTGCTGGTTGATACAGGAAGTACGATCTCCTGGGTCCTTTGCAGTGGGACTGGG GGTCAGGTGAGCGTCTTGCGCTCTTCGACATCTCGGGCACTCCCATGTTCAGACTGGCGTTGCAAGTCCAAGGACAAGTCGGTTGGTTGCTCCAGGCAGAGCAACCAATGCGGCTTTTCCATCATTTACGGGGATCTGAGCAGCATATCGGGTTATTTGGTCGCTGACCAAATATACTTCGATATGTACACGAGTCAGACTCGGTTGCCAGATCGTACCGTTCCTATTATTTTCGG GTGCGGTACCCACCAGAGTGAACCATTTGAGGTGGACGGGATATTGGCACTCGGGCCCGGAGCCTGGTCTATTATTACCCAATTATCCGAGGAAGGAGTGACCCCAAGTGCTTTTTCCCATTGCCTAAATGGTGGTCTAGAAGGAGGAGGGACCCTAGTCCTGGGTGAAGCTTCAGAGCCGGGGATGGTGTACACTCCCCTAGTACCCTCCAA GCCGCATTACAACGTCCAGCTTCACTCCATTGCGGTCAATGGACAGATGTTGCCCATTGACAGCAAGGTTTTCGATTTATCACAAAGGGAGATAATCATTGATTCAGGCACAACATACGCCTTACTGGCAGCTGATGCCCTCTACCCTTTGATGGATGCT ATTACTGGAACAATTCCAAGCACTCCAGTTACCTTCTCAGGCCTGTCGTGCTATGATCAGAG CATTTCCGCCCCTTTACCGACGGTGAGTTTCAACTTCATCGGCGGCGGGTCGATGTTGTTGAAACCGGAAGACTATCTCGTCCAGCTAGGTTCCCTT GGACCGGCTTCCTTGCATTGCATAGGCTTTCAGAAAGCTCCGGATGGACTAATCGTTCTTGGAG AGTTGGTACTTAAGAACAAGATCATTGTATATGATCTTGGTCAGCAGCGTATCGGGTGGACTCCCTATGATT GCTCCCAGCCGATGAACGTATCTATCGCGCTGAGTCCCCCACTACATCACAAGGGAGAATCCAGCTCGTATAAGAGACTGGGAGTATGCGGTCTAgtattagtatatattttattgtattttttcgatatttag